One window of Vicia villosa cultivar HV-30 ecotype Madison, WI unplaced genomic scaffold, Vvil1.0 ctg.001130F_1_1, whole genome shotgun sequence genomic DNA carries:
- the LOC131633500 gene encoding protein MAINTENANCE OF MERISTEMS-like: protein MRWSYRQGAMKVDQLRPVLDQLTPTDVIWRPFEDHRRHLPFDELSLYRGFLVWGDVHVPYLPDRCLRQFGLHQYIPPPPPADTMSDDDIVMEWIGYDRSVADEVRDTATVRYTYETLDGYLQWYYRVSHPRVPPPPRARREVPVPVFDARPADPDWSRASTLVHRYLRQAEAEEDDIAYADLFKVLCIARDH from the coding sequence ATGAGATGGTCCTACAGGCAAGGAGCTATGAAGGTGGATCAGTTGAGACCAGTTTTGGATCAGTTGACACCTACAGACGTCATATGGCGCCCATTCGAGGATCACAGACGTCACCTTCCTTTTGACGAGCTATCTCTGTACAGAGGTTTTCTTGTCTGGGGTGACGTACATGTGCCATACTTACCTGACAGATGTCTTCGTCAGTTTGGTCTTCATCAGTATATTCCTCCTCCACCTCCTGCTGATACGATGAGCGATGATGACATTGTTATGGAGTGGATTGGCTATGACCGGAGCGTGGCCGATGAGGTTAGAGACACCGCAACAGTCAGATACACCTATGAGACGCTTGATGGATATTTACAGTGGTATTACCGTGTGTCGCATCCTCGGGTACCGCCCCCACCTCGTGCGCGTAGAGAGGTTCCAGTTCCTGTCTTTGATGCAAGACCCGCCGATCCGGATTGGTCTCGTGCTTCCACATTGGTTCATCGCTATCTCCGACAGGCGGAGGCAGAGGAGGATGATATAGCGTATGCTGATTTGTTCAAGGTTTTATGCATTGCTCGTGACCATTGA